One part of the Methylobacterium terrae genome encodes these proteins:
- a CDS encoding PAS domain-containing protein produces MADAFPFLPAGGLTGAEIRARDWSATPLGPPEAWPPALRNALSLMLACPTAMFLAWGPDLRCFYNDAYRPMLGYRLDTALGSPFREVWGSIWGEIGPLVEATLAGESRTLTDVMLDLSREGVPERGWWSFTYSPVLDDDGRINGLFCVTSETTDRVLGEAALRESEDHFRHTVELNPQVPWTCDPDGNVTSYSNRWLELTGQAAGEPDGAGWAKALHPDDLAATMTAFAASLSTGEPVDVDYRIRLARTAEYRWMRARARPRRNGSGEIVQWYGVVEDIHDRKLAEDALREMNETLERRAEAALAQRKLWADVFETTDALVAALDRDYRFLAVNRAYADEFAAIYGVRPRVGDTLLDVLEGHPEHLAAVRAAWSRALSGEEFTLVEEFGDPGRRRTLYELRFTPLKDATGRRVGAFQYARDVTERLRNQERLARAEEALRHAQKMEAVGQLTGGVAHDFNNLLTIIRSSVEFLRRPNLPEERRTRYLEAVADTVDRAAKLTSQLLAFARRQPLQPEVFDAGARIGGIAQMLNAVTGARIRIVTEVPDDPCHVRVDPSQFETALVNLAVNARDAMDGEGTLSLRLFRREALPSIRGHAGAGGAFVAVSIVDEGAGIPPELLTRIFEPFFTTKEVGKGTGLGLSQVIGFAKQSGGDVDVASEVGRGTTFTLYLPHVDPPRRAEDTRDADIEEDRGGWPLCVLVVEDNLEVGRFCTQLLEDLGHSTVWAHNAEAALVEMERMPFRFDAVFSDVVMPGMGGVELARRLRSQHPTLPVILTTGYSDVLARDDAHGFDLVRKPYSAEQVARALRAVLNRQKRR; encoded by the coding sequence GTGGCTGACGCGTTTCCCTTCCTCCCCGCCGGGGGATTGACCGGTGCGGAGATCCGCGCCCGCGACTGGTCGGCGACGCCGCTCGGGCCGCCGGAGGCCTGGCCGCCGGCCCTGCGCAACGCGCTCTCGCTGATGCTCGCCTGCCCGACGGCGATGTTTCTCGCCTGGGGGCCCGACCTGCGCTGCTTCTACAACGACGCCTACAGGCCGATGCTCGGCTACCGCCTGGATACGGCTCTGGGGAGTCCCTTCCGCGAGGTCTGGGGGAGCATCTGGGGCGAGATCGGTCCGCTCGTGGAGGCAACCCTGGCCGGCGAGAGCCGGACGCTCACCGACGTCATGCTCGACCTCTCGCGCGAGGGGGTGCCCGAGCGGGGCTGGTGGTCCTTCACCTACTCGCCCGTGCTGGATGATGACGGCCGGATCAACGGCCTGTTCTGCGTCACCAGCGAGACGACCGACCGGGTGCTCGGCGAAGCCGCCTTGCGCGAGAGCGAGGACCACTTCCGGCACACGGTCGAACTCAACCCGCAGGTACCCTGGACCTGCGACCCGGACGGGAACGTCACGTCCTACTCGAATCGGTGGCTGGAACTCACGGGACAGGCCGCCGGCGAGCCGGACGGCGCCGGCTGGGCCAAGGCCCTGCACCCGGACGACCTGGCGGCGACGATGACCGCCTTCGCGGCGTCCCTGTCCACGGGCGAGCCGGTGGACGTCGACTACCGCATCCGCCTCGCGCGCACGGCTGAGTATCGCTGGATGCGGGCCCGGGCCCGGCCCCGGCGCAACGGGAGCGGCGAGATCGTGCAGTGGTACGGGGTCGTGGAGGACATCCACGATCGCAAGCTCGCCGAGGACGCGCTGCGCGAGATGAACGAGACGCTGGAGCGTCGCGCCGAGGCGGCTCTGGCTCAGCGCAAGCTCTGGGCCGACGTGTTCGAGACGACCGACGCCCTCGTCGCCGCGCTCGACCGCGACTACCGGTTCCTCGCCGTGAACCGGGCCTACGCCGACGAGTTCGCCGCCATCTACGGCGTCCGGCCGCGGGTCGGCGACACCCTTCTCGACGTGCTGGAGGGCCACCCCGAGCATCTCGCCGCCGTGCGGGCGGCCTGGTCCCGCGCCCTCTCCGGCGAGGAGTTCACGCTGGTGGAGGAGTTCGGCGACCCCGGCCGGCGGCGGACGCTCTACGAGCTGCGGTTCACCCCGCTCAAGGACGCGACCGGACGACGGGTCGGCGCCTTCCAGTACGCTCGGGACGTCACCGAGAGGCTGCGCAACCAGGAGCGGCTCGCCCGCGCCGAGGAGGCCCTGCGCCACGCCCAGAAGATGGAGGCGGTCGGACAGCTGACCGGCGGCGTCGCGCACGACTTCAACAACCTGCTCACCATCATCCGCTCGTCGGTGGAGTTCCTGCGCCGGCCGAACCTGCCCGAGGAGCGCCGCACCCGCTACCTGGAAGCCGTGGCGGACACGGTCGACCGCGCCGCCAAGCTGACGAGCCAGCTTCTCGCCTTCGCCCGGCGCCAGCCCCTGCAGCCTGAGGTGTTCGACGCCGGCGCGCGCATCGGCGGCATCGCCCAGATGCTGAACGCAGTGACGGGCGCACGCATCCGGATCGTGACCGAGGTCCCGGACGATCCCTGCCACGTGCGGGTCGATCCGAGCCAGTTCGAGACCGCCCTGGTCAACCTGGCGGTGAACGCTCGCGACGCCATGGACGGCGAGGGCACGCTCTCGCTCCGGCTGTTCCGCCGGGAGGCGCTGCCCTCGATCCGCGGGCATGCCGGGGCGGGCGGCGCCTTCGTGGCCGTCTCGATCGTCGACGAGGGGGCGGGCATCCCGCCCGAGTTGCTGACGCGGATCTTCGAGCCCTTCTTCACCACCAAGGAGGTCGGCAAGGGAACGGGGTTGGGCTTGAGCCAGGTCATCGGCTTCGCCAAGCAATCCGGCGGCGATGTCGACGTGGCGAGCGAGGTGGGCCGGGGCACGACCTTCACGCTGTACCTGCCCCATGTCGACCCACCCCGTCGTGCCGAGGACACCCGGGACGCCGACATCGAGGAGGATCGGGGTGGATGGCCGCTCTGCGTCCTGGTCGTGGAGGACAACCTCGAGGTCGGCCGCTTCTGCACGCAGCTCCTGGAGGATCTCGGCCACTCGACCGTGTGGGCGCACAATGCCGAGGCCGCCCTCGTCGAGATGGAGCGGATGCCGTTCCGCTTCGATGCGGTCTTCTCGGACGTGGTGATGCCCGGGATGGGCGGCGTGGAACTCGCCCGCCGGCTGCGGTCGCAGCACCCGACCCTGCCGGTGATCCTGACGACCGGCTACAGCGACGTGCTCGCCCGGGACGACGCGCACGGTTTCGACCTGGTGCGCAAGCCCTACTCGGCCGAACAGGTCGCGCGGGCATTGCGCGCCGTCCTGAACCGGCAGAAGCGCAGGTGA
- a CDS encoding inorganic diphosphatase: MSQTAPSLSRLPTFGEDGAIHVVVETPKGSSNKYAFSDAFGAFLLKTVLPEGMSFPYDFGMIPSTKGADGDPLDVLLLLDAPAFPGCVMEARLVGVIEAEQREGEGTWERNDRLIGVAVNARTHAHIETLSDLRPGMLDEVEAFFGHYNRLAGKDFKVLRRGGAEAALAIARQGADALAQAED; encoded by the coding sequence TTGTCTCAGACTGCCCCGTCGTTGAGTCGATTGCCGACCTTCGGCGAAGACGGAGCCATCCACGTCGTTGTCGAGACGCCGAAAGGGAGCTCGAACAAGTACGCATTCTCGGACGCGTTCGGCGCATTCCTGCTCAAGACGGTCCTCCCGGAGGGCATGAGCTTTCCCTACGACTTCGGCATGATCCCTTCGACGAAGGGCGCCGACGGCGACCCGCTCGATGTCCTGCTGCTGCTCGACGCCCCCGCCTTCCCGGGCTGCGTGATGGAGGCACGCTTGGTCGGCGTGATCGAGGCGGAGCAGCGGGAGGGAGAGGGAACTTGGGAGCGCAACGACCGGCTGATCGGTGTGGCCGTCAACGCCCGGACACATGCGCATATCGAGACTCTGTCCGACCTGCGCCCAGGCATGCTCGACGAGGTCGAGGCGTTCTTCGGCCATTACAACCGGCTCGCCGGCAAGGACTTCAAGGTGCTCCGGCGTGGCGGCGCTGAAGCTGCGCTCGCCATCGCCCGGCAGGGTGCGGACGCGTTGGCGCAGGCGGAAGATTGA
- the msrA gene encoding peptide-methionine (S)-S-oxide reductase MsrA, which translates to MRTERAVLAGGCFWGMQDLIRRQEGVVSTRVGYTGGDVPNATYRNHGTHAEAIEIVYDPARTSFRRMLEFFFQIHDPTTPNRQGNDRGLSYRSAIFYADDDQRCVAEETIADVEASGLWPGKVVTEVAPAGPFWEAEPEHQDYLQRIPNGYTCHFIRPNWVLPSRSHATQDA; encoded by the coding sequence ATGAGAACCGAGAGAGCAGTGCTGGCGGGCGGGTGCTTCTGGGGCATGCAGGACCTGATCCGGCGCCAGGAGGGCGTGGTGTCGACCCGCGTCGGCTACACCGGCGGCGACGTGCCGAACGCGACCTACCGCAACCATGGCACCCATGCCGAGGCCATCGAGATCGTGTACGACCCGGCGCGCACGAGCTTCCGGCGCATGCTGGAGTTCTTCTTCCAGATCCACGACCCGACGACGCCGAACCGGCAGGGCAACGACAGGGGCCTGAGCTACCGCTCCGCCATCTTCTACGCCGACGACGACCAGCGCTGCGTGGCGGAGGAGACCATCGCCGACGTCGAGGCCTCCGGCCTCTGGCCCGGCAAGGTCGTGACCGAGGTTGCGCCGGCCGGGCCGTTCTGGGAGGCCGAGCCGGAGCACCAGGATTACCTGCAGCGCATCCCCAACGGATATACCTGCCACTTCATCAGGCCGAACTGGGTGTTGCCGTCGCGCTCCCACGCGACGCAGGACGCGTGA
- a CDS encoding ABC transporter ATP-binding protein yields MIEVQDLTRRYGDTVVVDGVSLSLPERAFVSVIGANGAGKSTFLSMVSRLLPMSAGRAVVAGLDVAATPGDVLARRLGILRQEHGVTARVTIRDLVAFGRYPHSGGRLTAADRAHVADALAFLDLEPLADRFLDEVSGGQRQRACIAMVLAQDTDCILLDEPLNNLDMRHAAAMMGLLRRAVDERGRTVVAVLHDINFASCYSDQIVAMRDGKVVAIGPPDRIVTSEILREVYGIDVEVVLIKGYRTAFFYR; encoded by the coding sequence ATGATCGAGGTGCAGGACCTCACGCGCCGCTACGGCGACACCGTGGTGGTGGACGGCGTCTCCTTGAGCCTGCCGGAGCGCGCCTTCGTCTCGGTGATCGGGGCGAACGGCGCCGGCAAGTCGACCTTCCTGTCGATGGTCAGCCGGCTCCTGCCGATGAGCGCGGGCCGGGCCGTCGTCGCCGGCCTCGACGTGGCCGCGACGCCGGGCGACGTGCTCGCCCGCCGCCTCGGCATCCTGCGCCAGGAGCACGGCGTCACGGCCCGCGTGACGATCCGCGACCTCGTCGCCTTCGGGCGCTACCCGCATTCGGGGGGCCGGCTCACCGCCGCCGACCGCGCCCACGTCGCGGATGCCCTCGCGTTCCTCGACCTCGAGCCGCTCGCCGACCGCTTCCTCGACGAGGTCTCCGGCGGGCAGCGCCAGCGCGCCTGCATCGCCATGGTGCTCGCCCAGGACACCGACTGCATCCTGCTCGACGAGCCGCTGAACAACCTCGACATGCGCCACGCCGCCGCCATGATGGGCCTCCTGCGCCGTGCCGTCGACGAGAGGGGCCGCACGGTGGTGGCCGTGCTCCACGACATCAACTTCGCGTCCTGCTACTCGGACCAGATCGTGGCGATGCGCGACGGCAAGGTCGTGGCGATCGGGCCCCCCGACCGGATCGTGACCTCCGAGATCCTGCGCGAGGTCTACGGGATCGACGTCGAGGTCGTGCTGATCAAGGGCTACCGGACCGCTTTCTTCTATCGGTGA